The following proteins are encoded in a genomic region of Alphaproteobacteria bacterium:
- a CDS encoding DUF4376 domain-containing protein: MRFQLPDGRIVALDQEFAQDGVNYPADWLRRAAPEDRAALGLTELPPEPIFDERRYFAPDAERPLAAIKATRFAELASLRFGYETAGVSGLRSDRESQALLTGAALAATLDPEYTVDWKGEGGWTTLDATQLLAAAQTVRGHVQACFSNERVLAAAIDAAEDADAVFAIDLGQGWPSSN, from the coding sequence ATGCGCTTCCAACTTCCCGATGGCCGGATCGTCGCGCTCGATCAGGAATTCGCCCAGGACGGCGTCAACTATCCCGCCGATTGGCTGCGCCGCGCCGCGCCCGAGGATCGCGCCGCTTTGGGCCTGACGGAATTGCCGCCCGAGCCGATCTTCGACGAACGCCGCTATTTCGCACCGGATGCCGAACGCCCGCTCGCGGCGATCAAGGCGACGCGCTTCGCGGAGCTCGCGTCGCTCCGCTTCGGATACGAAACCGCCGGCGTTTCGGGTCTGCGCAGCGATCGCGAAAGCCAGGCACTGCTGACCGGGGCGGCACTGGCCGCCACGCTCGACCCCGAATACACGGTCGATTGGAAAGGCGAGGGCGGCTGGACGACGCTCGACGCCACGCAATTGCTGGCGGCGGCGCAAACCGTGCGCGGCCATGTGCAGGCGTGCTTCTCCAACGAGCGCGTTCTGGCCGCGGCGATCGATGCGGCCGAGGACGCCGACGCGGTGTTCGCCATCGATCTGGGCCAAGGCTGGCCTTCGTCGAACTGA
- the terL gene encoding phage terminase large subunit, whose protein sequence is MVEPKTRRKATAKAKPRPRAKKAAPAIVVRPVAPGFVAFVDAWNALQNQSTPSLHGRIAAWLEGSRVEKRDRLVLLAFRSSGKSTLVGLFCAWLFACDPDLRVLVLAATHALARKMVRNVKRIVERHPACVGLKPVKTEQWAADQFIVARQAELRDPSMVAKGMLGNVTGSRADIVICDDVEVPNNCDTAAKREDLRERLHEIEYVIVPGGLQLYIGMPHAHESIYAEESGGEDETPVFLEGFARLRIPLLDAEGRSAWPERFDEAKISAIRKRTGPRKFQAQMMLEPLPENGGRLDLDRMVPYEAALVYSEANRIPTLTLDGKRLVSASCWWDPSFGKPTGDRSVVAVVFVDETGGYWLHEIAYLAPPKAGAKDTDEAAHYCRQVAEFARRNHVQRLHVEQNGIGAFLPGLLRKAMAEAEVACAVTPVHTRRSKDARILDAFDARLAARALRAHRSVWASPFAVEMREWRPGGGGRDDGLDAVAGCLLSEPVRFGPPESTAKRKDWRPGAAGHAAKTEFEP, encoded by the coding sequence ATGGTCGAACCCAAAACGCGGCGCAAGGCGACCGCGAAGGCGAAACCGCGTCCGCGCGCCAAGAAGGCGGCGCCGGCGATCGTTGTACGGCCCGTGGCCCCCGGCTTCGTCGCCTTCGTCGATGCGTGGAACGCGTTGCAGAACCAATCGACGCCTTCGCTCCATGGCCGCATCGCCGCGTGGCTGGAGGGCAGCCGCGTGGAAAAGCGCGATCGGCTGGTGCTGCTCGCCTTCCGCTCCAGCGGCAAATCGACCCTGGTCGGCTTGTTCTGCGCCTGGCTGTTCGCGTGCGATCCCGATCTGCGCGTGCTGGTGCTGGCGGCGACGCATGCGCTCGCCCGCAAGATGGTGCGCAACGTCAAACGCATTGTCGAACGGCACCCGGCTTGCGTCGGCCTCAAGCCCGTGAAGACCGAGCAATGGGCAGCCGATCAATTCATCGTCGCACGACAGGCGGAACTGCGCGATCCGTCGATGGTCGCCAAGGGCATGCTCGGCAACGTCACCGGCAGCCGCGCCGACATCGTCATTTGCGACGACGTCGAAGTGCCCAACAATTGCGACACGGCGGCGAAGCGCGAGGACCTCCGCGAACGCCTGCACGAGATCGAATACGTGATCGTGCCCGGCGGTTTGCAGCTTTATATCGGCATGCCGCATGCGCATGAATCGATCTATGCCGAAGAATCCGGCGGCGAAGACGAAACGCCCGTCTTCCTCGAAGGCTTCGCGCGGCTGCGCATTCCGCTGCTGGACGCCGAAGGCCGCAGCGCCTGGCCCGAACGATTCGACGAAGCCAAGATTTCGGCGATCCGCAAGCGCACGGGCCCGCGCAAATTCCAGGCGCAGATGATGCTGGAGCCGTTGCCCGAAAACGGCGGGCGGCTCGATCTCGATCGCATGGTCCCGTATGAAGCGGCGTTGGTCTATTCCGAAGCCAACCGTATCCCGACGCTCACACTCGACGGCAAGCGCTTGGTCTCGGCGAGCTGCTGGTGGGATCCGTCTTTCGGCAAACCCACAGGCGATCGTTCGGTCGTCGCGGTCGTTTTCGTCGACGAGACGGGCGGCTATTGGCTGCACGAGATCGCCTATTTGGCCCCGCCCAAAGCCGGGGCGAAGGATACGGACGAGGCAGCACATTATTGCCGCCAAGTCGCCGAATTCGCCCGGCGCAATCACGTGCAGCGTTTGCATGTCGAGCAGAACGGGATCGGCGCGTTTTTGCCGGGCTTGCTGCGCAAGGCGATGGCGGAAGCGGAAGTGGCCTGCGCAGTCACGCCCGTGCATACGCGCCGTTCCAAAGACGCGCGCATCCTCGACGCGTTCGATGCGCGCCTCGCCGCGCGGGCGTTGCGCGCCCATCGTTCGGTCTGGGCCTCGCCCTTCGCGGTCGAGATGCGCGAATGGCGGCCGGGCGGGGGCGGGCGCGACGACGGGCTCGACGCCGTCGCGGGCTGCCTGCTGTCCGAGCCCGTGCGCTTCGGCCCGCCGGAAAGCACCGCCAAACGCAAGGATTGGCGTCCCGGTGCCGCGGGCCACGCCGCCAAAACCGAATTCGAACCATAG